The Kribbella sp. HUAS MG21 genome includes the window TACGACGCCCAGTTACTGCTCATCCCTGCGTCGAACCGGGTGCGCCCAGGTCGACCCGTACTGCGGGGAACGCGGGTGGGCCGCCGTGGAGGGAGCGGGTGGTGGCTTCGGGGTCGGTGAGGAAGGCGGGGGTTTGGGTGGTGGTGTCGTAGTAGCGGTGGAAGACGGGGGTTTGGGAGCCGGACATGGGCGGGACGATCCAGCTCCAGTCGGCGGGGCAGCTGCGGCCGGCGCGTTCCTCGCGTTGGAGGTGGGTGAGGAAGCGGCGGGACTCGGTGTGGTGGTCGGTGACCGTCACGCCGTGGGCCTCGAAGGAATGCAGGACCGCGCGGTTGATCTCGACGAGTGCCTGGTCCCGCCAGAGGGTCGCCTCGTGGGAGGTGTCCAGGCGCATTCGGGTCGCCACCTCGGGGACCAGGTCGTAGCGGTCGGTGTCGGCGAGGTTGCGGGCGCCGATCTCGGTGCCCATGTACCAGCCGTTGAACGGCGCGGCGGGGTACGAGATGCCGCCGATGATCAGGCGGTTGTTGCTGATCACCGGTACTGCGTGCCAGCGCAGCCCGAGGTCCGCGAACCACGGGAGTTCGGGATGCTCGAGCGGTACCTCGTGGACCGCCTGCGCGGGGAGTTGGAACATCCGCGGGCCTTCCTCGGCCGTCTCCACGACCAGAGGCAGTACGTCGAACGCGCTCGGACGTTCGGG containing:
- a CDS encoding nitric oxide synthase oxygenase, producing MPQTHLPDTGSSEAGLFGSGLFDAGLSNPGPSDAASANAAIETLRAAAQEFLELFYAENPQAGSLKDRLAEVLREIDLTGTYWHTPEELTFGARVAWRNNKRCIGRLYWRSLKVRDLRLVSDAGGVARHCFDHLRAAHNGGKIRPMISVFAPETPSRPAPRIWNEQLIRYAGYEQPNGRVLGDPRYRAFTGKLMQRGWRPPERPSAFDVLPLVVETAEEGPRMFQLPAQAVHEVPLEHPELPWFADLGLRWHAVPVISNNRLIIGGISYPAAPFNGWYMGTEIGARNLADTDRYDLVPEVATRMRLDTSHEATLWRDQALVEINRAVLHSFEAHGVTVTDHHTESRRFLTHLQREERAGRSCPADWSWIVPPMSGSQTPVFHRYYDTTTQTPAFLTDPEATTRSLHGGPPAFPAVRVDLGAPGSTQG